ATTACGCGCGACATGGCAAACAAAGGAATTCTGGAACGTTTTGAATCTTTGTTGAAAGACTATTTTTCATCCGATAAACCGCAGAACGAAGGCTTGCCTTCCGTAGCTTTTTGCGCCGAAGCCTTACATTTATCACCCAACTATTTTGGTGACCTGGTCAAGAAAGAAACCGGGACATCTGCTCTTGAATATATTCAGTCAAAAGTTATAGATGTGGCCAAAGAGAGGCTTTTTGACATGAATAAATCCTCGAGTGAAATTGCCTACGAACTTGGCTTTAAATACCCGCAGCATTTCACCCGTTTATTCAAACAAAAAGCAGGCGTTACGCCAAATGATTACCGGATGATGAATTAAATGAGATCATTAGAAATTCATTTTTTTTAAATTTCAAGTTTACAGCCAGCCCGATCATTAGCCATTGTTGATCAATATATTAACAATGAAAGCAAATTTACTTCCTAATTAAACATAACTTCCGTACAAAAAATGGGCTCTACTTTATTGAATCCACAGGGACTGTTCGCTGGCAGACAACAGGAATGATGGATTGCTACTGATCCGGAAAGTAGAGACTGAGTTGATCTCTTGCTTTTGAAGAAGACAGTTTCGGGAAGTCCTGGGGTCTTTAAGGGAAGGTCACTTGTTCTCAGTGCTTACAATAAGCTGTTATATCAGGGAACCAACTCTGTTCGTTGTCAATTATTCCCTGAGTTTATTAAACCAATCTGGAACGGGTAGGATTATGACTCAACCGAATGGTTGGCATTTAATATTTTCAATGTGTCTTTCTCAGCTTTTTGCGATCATTACATATCACTAAAATACCGACATTATTACAACAACCTCTCGGAAGGCTTTGAATAAACTTAATTGTATAAGTCAAGTACAGTCACCTATTTGGTTAAAACAAAGGGCATTTTGGCTGAATTTATCACAATGTCATTGCGGACTTTTGTATAAAAAAAGCAATGATGAAAGCAATTAGAATTGAGGAGTTTGGAGGACCGGAAGTGATGAAAATTGTTGAGGTTGAACGTCCTGTTCCCGCAGCAGATGAGATTTTGGTAAAAGTTTACGCTGCAAGTGTAAACCCGGCAGATTACATTGTACGACAAGGTGGAAATGAGGGTCTGAAACCACTTTTGAAATTACCCTTGGGACTAGGCCTTGATGCGGCAGGCATTATAGAAGAGGTGGGAAGCAAAGTAATAGAATTTAAAAAGGGTGACCGGGTTTATGGAGTTCCTAATTATTTGGATGGCAGCTACACACAATATCTTGCAGCGAAATCTAACCAATTCGGGCTTATGCCAGGCACGTTAAACTTCAACGAAGCCGGTTCATTACCGGCCTGCGCGCGTATGGCCTATAACGGTATGGTACAGAAGGCAAAGGTGCAACCCGGCCAGCGGGTACTGATTCATGGTGCGGCAGGAGGTATTGGAAATTTGGCGCTGCAATTTGCAAAAGCCTATGGTGCCTATGTTATTGGTACGGCATCTGCGCATAATGCTGAATTTTTAAAAGAGCTGGGTGCTGATGAAGTAATTGACTATAACACCCAAAACTTTGAGGAAATTTTAAGAGATATCGATGTGGTATTCAATGCGACCCATACCACCACTGTTGATGAAGCATTACGTCTAAGGTCTGTTAAAGTTTTAAAAGAAGGCGGTATCTTTGTATGCACGCATGGGGGGTGGCCTAGCGAGGAATTTAAGGAATTATTGGCCCGTAAAAATGCGACTGTTTCCATGGCTGGGGTTGATATTAATCACCAGCAAATTTTCAACGAAGTAGCAAAGCTTGTTGACGCTGGAAAAGTGAAGGCCGTAATCAGTAAGGTTTATCCATGGGAGCAGGCAGCCGATGCACACCGGGATATAGAAACGAAACATGCCCGGGGAAAAATTGTGCTGGAAATTCGTCAGGAAAAATAAAATATATGGTACACTATAAATCTATTAGCGAATGGTTTCAGGCCTGGCATCTGGCAAAGCCTGAACACCCGCTCATCAGTGTGATCAAGGTAGATGTTTCCACCATGATGCGCAGTGGCGATACAGTGACCTCTTTTTGCGACTTTTTTTGTATCGCTTTAAAACGGGTTACGGGCGCAGAAGATCTCAAATTGAAATACGGACAGCAGATCTATGATTTTAATGAAGGGATTCTGTCTTTTCTGTCACCCGGCCAGGTAACAAGCCTTGCCATCGAAAGAGACATCGAAGTGAAGCAGTCGGGATGGTATCTGGTTATCCATCCTGATTTCCTTTGGAACACACCGTTAGCCGGAAATATAAAACGATATGAGTTTTGGGATTATGCTGCAAACGAAGCCTTATTTCTTTCGGAAAAAGAAGAAGATATTATCATCAGGATCATTCAGAATATACATGGCGAAACACATGCTAATATTGACAAATTCAGCAAGCAGATCATCATATCACAGTTGGAAAGCCTGCTCAACTATGCTGAGCGTTTCTATAACCGCCAGTTTATTACGCGTGAAAAGGCTAATCACCAGATACTTGATCGCCTCGAAAAAGCATTGAATGATTATTTAAACAGCGGCCAACCTGCTATTAAAGGTCTTCCGACCGTAAACGATATGGCCAGCATGCTTCATATCACCCCAAAATACCTGAGTAGCCTGTTAAGAATTCATACGGGGCAAAATACCCAGCACTACATACATGAAAATCTGATTAAAAAGGCCAAGGAAAGAATATCGACCAGTGAGCTTTCTATTAGCGAAATCGCTTATGAATTAGGATTTGAACATTTGCAATCGTTTAGCCGGTTGTTTAAAGCGAAAACGCAGCTTTCACCCCTGGCATTCAGACATTCGTTCAAACACTAGCTATTAGAATTTACGCATAGAAAGATTAACAGGTAATAATCGTAACTGCAATCTGTATTGGAACCTCTATAATTGTTTTCAGTTACCAAAGGCTGCCATGAGAACTAGTCAGCTGAGGAAAGAGGGTATTCAATTTCCTGGCACAACATGCCAGGAAGATGGCGCAATCGCCCCCTTAATTTGTCTCATTCTACATGTTCTCTTTTCTTAAAGCAGTAGTAGTTTTGAAGGGATTTACAAGAAGAGTAGGAAGTTAATTTTGTGCGCCAAATCGAAGATTTTATCCTTTAAATCAAGTAGATATGACATTCAAACTGATTGTAACGTTTGTTCTTTTAACTACTGGTTTTGCTGCGCTTAGTCAGGGAAAGCCCACCACAGCTGTTGTTGAAAAAGGTATTATAAAAGTTGCCATCATGTATCCGTATGCTGAAGGTAAAACCTTTAATATGGAGTACTACGAAACCAGACATATGCCGATGGTGGCCGGGTTTTTAGGACCAAATTTGGTTAAATACACAATCGAAAAGGGGCTTGCCAATGGCGTTCCTAACCAACCGCTGCCTTTTATGGCAATCGGCACATTTTATGTACAAAGTTTAAGTGACTATCAAGCGGCTATTGGGCCCAAAAGAGATTCCATTCGTGCCGATTTTTCCAATTATACCAACATTAGTCCTGTCATTTTTGTAAGTGAGGTGGTCAAATAAAGAAGGATGGTGCAGTCCTTAGTTGTTGGTAGTCAATATAATATATGCTTATGAAAGGTAAATCAGGGTTCACAGAGATCAAAGAATTTTTCGAAATTTACCAAACCTCTGCTTGGAATAAGGATACAATGGCAATGATCAATCTTTACGATGAACAGGTCATTGTATTTGATATGTGGGATCGGGGCTATGAATTAAACGCCTTGGCATGGTTTAAAATTATTGAAGACTGGCTTGGTTCCTTAAACGAAGAGAATGTAAAAGTTGAATTTGAAATGGTACAGATTCATCAGTCAGATAAAATAGGTTTTGCCAGCGCTTTGATTCAATTCCAAGCCATCTCAGATAATGGTGCCATTTTACGAAGTATGAAGAATCGGATAACACTTGGATTTTCAAAATTTGAATACGGCTGGAAGGTGATTCATCAGCATACGTCAGCTCCAGTCAGTTCTGATAGACTCACCGCCATTCTGGATATCTAATTGGCTTAATGACGGGTTGATTACGCATTCATTCTCCACTCATTCTGATACGGTTTAATAATAGAACCAGAAAACAGAATGCTCACCAGCACAATTGTTGTTTTTATAATGAAGAATTTAACAGAAAAGTCTGTTGCGGGCAGTCCGCAACAGACTTTTCTGTTAATTAATCTGGCTGCAATGCATCCGGATAATACTTTATTCTTTTAATGATTCAATGGCCTGGTTGTGGATTTTGAGTGAAATGTATTTATCAATACTGGTAAAATCGTATCCCTTTTTCTTGGCAGCCTGAATAAACGTTCCGTCAATCGCGTGAATTTTAGCTTCTATTGCTTTTTCGATGGTCAGACCAGGCAAGCCCGCTTCTTTAAGTCCTTTAACGAAAGATGCATCTACCCCATGAATCCGCGCATTTCTGATTTCATCAAAGCTTACATTTGTAAATCCCAAAGCCCGGAGTTCTTTGATTGAACCAGCATCCAGTCCATGTATTTTAGCTTCCAGGGCCTGTTGAAGCGTTATATTTTTCAAGCCGGCCGATTGAAGTTCCTGAATGTAAGTGGGAGTAACCCCATGAATGTTCAGCTCTATCATTTTAGTAAGGTTCAGATCTGCAAAGCCCAATGCCTTCAATTCTTTCACTGAGTTTGGGTTGACATCGTGTATTTTGGCCTCGATTACTTTATCCAGGGAAAGGTTGGCCAGGCCTGCGTCTTTTAAATGCTGTACGTAACCAGGCTCAATGCCATGAATTTTAGCCTCAATTATTTTTTTCATACTAAGTCCGGAAAAGCCCATCTTTTCCATTTGTTGTACATACTGCTGATCGACGCCATGTATTTTTGCTTCAATTATTTCGGACATTGAAGGCTTTTTGTGGTTGTATTGTTCAAATAAAGCAATATACCCCTGGAATTCGGTAAGGCCGATGTCGTGAATGGCAATTTCCAGCAGCCGCTGCCCATCGAGCGTCTGATAATGGCTTTTTAGGAATTCTAAATATTGACGGTTCACGTCCGCAAAGAACAAAAAGAGTACAAGATTCTTCTCCTGGGAGGGCGTACTATTGGCAGCTAAGTAGTTTGCAAAATCTTTGTTTTCTGTGAAAGTATATTTTCCCTGGCTTACTTCGGCCAACAGGTTTCCGTTTAATTGCATCGTACCAGCATCTTTTGTCAATACAAAACTGTTATCTCCGGTTTTTTTAAAACTATCTTTCCGAAAACACCGACTCATATTCCATTGAGAGTTGCCCTGGCTGCCTTTAAATTCCAGACAATAATTCTCTTTGTCTTGATGGCTGTACCAGTAACCGGATGACATATCGGTTTTGGAATCCGTGTAATTCCCAATGCTGGATTCATCACGGGCATTAGGCTGCTTTTCACTTTGCGGATTTGCTTTTTGTAGCGGGTCAGCGGATTCTACGGGCAAAGGGTTGTTTTGAATGTTATTGCCGGACATTTCCCTGCTGGAAGCAGGTTTATTAAGCAGCAGCAGCGTTCCAAAAAACACCGGCACCAGAAAGCTGTATTTCCAGTACGCATGCGGAGTAGATCTTTTTGCGTTCATCATCATAATTCTTTGTTTAAGTACAGATTGATTATAATTGGTTGTAATAGAAAGTGGTCTGTTCGGCACGGCGATTTGAAGCAGATTCAGTTGGTATTGTTGTTTGTTCACCTGCACTTTCTCCACCATAAAGGCATCGGTTTGATACTCGTTATTCTTTTCTATTTCTTTTTTCAGTAACCAGATAAAGGGATTGAACCATAGTAATATAGCGGCAATTTCAGCCAGCAGCAGATCAAGACTGTGGTAAAGCCGGGCATGTATTTTCTCGTGGGAAATGATGTGCTCATAGGTCTCAAAATCGTAAACATCTGGGTAGATGAAAACAAAGTTGAAGAAAGAACAAGGTGCTTGCGGCTGTGTCGCATTTACAATTACGATGGTACCATCCTGAATTTTATCAGCAGATTGTCTAATCCTGTACAGAATATTGCCCAGCTGGACTAACAGGCTTCCGCTGAAAACAGCCACTCCAAACAGATAAAGGGTAAAAAGCCAAAAACCAAAGCTGTATTCTGTTGTCGCAATGGGTTGCTGGCTGGCTTCTTGCGGCAAGGCTGGATCCTGATAAATCAACTTTGACGCAGCAACAGACGGGTTAGCGGAAGTATGCTGAACGGAACGCTCCGCAGCCAACTGCCTTGCATTTACCCTTGCACTGTTTTCCTCAGTTGAGCTATTCTGCGGCAATACGGTGGCCAAATAGCCTTGATGGTTGATAAGCGCGGGCAAGCTCAAAAAGGGCAAAGTAAAAGTCAGGACAAGGCAGCCAATCAGGTAAATTCTGTTGGCGGTAAAGAAGCTTTCCCGTTGGAGAAAGATCTTATAAAATAAAAAAGCGACTGCTGTAATAATAGAAGCTTTGTATAGAAACTCGTTCATAACAAATGAGTTTTAAGATGATTTTTGCGATTTTATGACTTGTATCAGCTCGTCTAATTCCTGATCGGACAAGTTTTCCTCCTTTGCGAAATGTGTTATCATTTTAGTCAGGGAGTTACCAAAGTATTTTTGTTTTATGGTGGCTACGTCCTGCTCCCTGTATTCGGCCAGGGTTACAACCGGCGAATACCGATACGTATTTCCTATTTTCTCAGCGCTTAAAAAGCCCTTATCCGTTAGGATTTTGACCATGGTTGCCACCGAGTTGTAGTGCGGCTGGGGAGCGGGAAGCTGCTCAATGATATCCTTGATAAAGGCATGCTGGAGCTGCCAGACTACCTGCATGATTTGCTCTTCTCTTTTTCCTAATTTTAGCATAATAGCTTTTTTTATTCAATACTACTAATCGATTAGGAGTATTCCTAATTCATTAGGAATTATTTATTTTTCGGAAGAAAAAAGGATTTTTTGGTTAAATTTTAAAGCCGGTTGGTCTTTTAGTAATTGTTTCACGTCGAATTTGGAAGGATGCCCAGAGCAGAATCGTAATGACCCAAAAAAGCCACTGTATCAACAAAGCAAGTTGGAATAAAGAAGTAGTCGTCCCAGGTAGCTTTACTGATGATAAAATGGCTGAACGGACTGCGTCCTAAAATTTGCAGCTTAATATATTTGCTTAATCTGAAGGAAGTTGCTTTAATAAAACCATTCTTGGTTAACACAAAATACATAAGAAAACATGTGGATTGAACAACATTTTTGAACCATAGGTCAACCATTTAGTAGCAAAAATTCCAGGCAGCCGGCAAAAAGTGGTTTGTATGCTTCATCAATTCATTAACAGACTATTAACTAAAGCACTTTACAAAAAATAGTAAGTTTGTTATAACGGATTGGTACTAAACAAAAGAACAATGAAATACGCACCCGTCTATGTGTTGTTGGTGATAGCTGTTTTTTACAATTCCTGTCAAGGACAAAACAAAACTGACCTGCCAAAGGCTACTACCAATTCAGAAACCGATATCACTTCCCGCGAATTTAGCAGCGTCACTCGTACGATCACGCAAGACCGAAAGGGTAATATGTGGATTGCCACATTTGGTGGTGTTTTTCGGTACGATGGAAAATCGTTTACCAATATCACCAGTCAAGTGAGCTCAGCCCCTTTCTTTTCTGTTTTGGAAGACCGAAAAGGAAATTTTTGGTTTAGTTCGGTTGGATCAGGGGTTTATTATTACGATCCCAGACAGGCAGACGGCAAAGCCTTTCAAAATTTTACAACCAGGGATGGCCTTGCCAGTAATCAGGTTACTTATATTTATGAAGATAAAACCGGTGCCGTTTGGTTTAGTACTGTAAGCGGAGCAAGCAGGTACGATGGGAAATCCTTTCGGAACTATCTGATGAATGAAGACTTTGAAGGATTTCGCCCCAATGACCATAATGAAGTTAATTCGATTATTGAAGACAAAACGGGAAAATTCTGGTTTGGCACCAAGGGCCGTGCCTGCAAGTATGATGGAAAAACATTTACCGTTATAACCCATGATGGCAAACCTTTTACAAATGTTCGTTCGATCATCGAAGATAAAAAGGGGGCTGTTTGGCTGGGTGGCAGTGATGGGCTTTGGCGCTATGATGGCGGCACATTTACCAATTTGACACAGGATTTTGTTGGTTATATCATCGAAGATAAAAAAGGAAATATCTGGACCAGTTCACGAAATGTTAAGGACGGAAGTTGGATACTTTCCTGTTATGATGAAAATTCGTTGTCATCTGAAAAGCCCGCAGTAAAGGAAATAAGGCCAAATTTAGGAATGATTTTCGGGATATCGGAAGCGAATGATGGCAGTATTTGGTTCGGTTCCGGTGGAGTATATCGGTATGATGGAAATACCATTACCGACTTTAAAAAGAAAGAGGATCAGAAATGATGTACATAATTTTCTCTTCAAACTTCGATGCAAGCTGGGACTTTTTGAGACATCCGGCGGAGAATTACTGTTTCATGATCTAGGAATATGATGAGACTATTTCATTCAAACCAAAGTTCCTTTTTCGACTGTCGGATCATTATTTTACTTTGACACCCGTCTACCAAAATTAATCGACCTGATTTTAGATTTATCTTAAAATAATAGGTTTCCTGCCCTTTTAAGATTTTTAGATTAAAAGCAGGCATGAATAAAATGGGTGGTTAAAAAAAATCTTTTGTATTATACCGGATCAGGATAGAGTTGGTGTCTAACCTTTGGGATTTATACAACTTTGCAAGTCTGGTTACAGTATCCGACTGGATGGTTAAATTATTAACTAACAGATTGTCATTCACAAAAAGTGAGACGGTATCATTCCTAAAACAAGAGCCAAATATGATTGAGAACGATACCTTTTTGTCAATCTTTTCAGGGTGGGTGATCCTTCCAGCACATCCAAAAACCATAAAAAGCAGACATATCTGGTATTTCATAACGAATATCAACAACTTGAAAACAGTAGGACAGGGTGTTTTTTCATTAAAATGTTAGTGTATAGTTACGACAGATCTCGCTTGTGTTCAATATTCCTGATTTAACCTTACAACAAATCGGTATATAGGTACTTAAAAATAGTTGTATTTGAGAGATATATTATGAAGAAGTATTCTTTCAAAAAATCAACGTTTGTGCAAGACAGTTACATAGGAAACATTTTGAATAATATCCCCAACTTCCTGGGGAGCGAAAATTCGTAGCAGTCCGTAAAAGTGGCTTTTACATTTCGTTGACCTTCTTTTACAGGTCATTAACGCACGAAAACATAGAAACTTTTAGCTTTGCGGCCACCGCTGTGGTGGAAATCCTTAAAAATAAAAAAGGAAATTAATTTAACATTTAAGATAAATGACCATTCCAATTAGACCATCCATGAAAAATCAACCTCTCTTTCTGATTCTTTTCTTTCTACTAGTTGCATTTCACGTTCAGGCGGATGATCTGGACGATTTTATCCGGAGCCAAATGCAGAAGCGCGGCATTCCCGGTTTGTCCCTGGCTATCATTCAGGACGGAAAAATCCTGAAGGCTCGGTCATACGGATTTATTGATAAGAATGGAAAGGTGCCTGTTACGACGAACACCTTGTTTCAGGCAGGCTCGGTTAGTAAATCGGTTGCGGCCATAGGCGCTCTGTATCTTGTTGAACAGAATAAACTTGTTCTGGATGAGAATGTGAACGTAAAACTTACAAGTTGGAAAGTTCCTGATAATGAATTTACAACTGACAAAAAGGTTACACTGCGCGGAATACTCAGTCATACTACCGGTCTTACAGTGCACGGATTCCCAGGGTACGCTGTGGGCGCGAAGATCCCTTCGGTAGCTCAGATTCTGGATGGGACAGCCCCGGCCAATACACCACCGGTTCGCGTAGACTTTGTTCCGGGCTCCCGTTGGAGGTATTCAGGCGGCGGTTATACCGTTATGCAGCAACTGATAGTGGATGTGACCGGCACTGTTTTTCCGGAGTTCATGAAAAACAATGTGCTTTCGCCACTGGGTATGAAAAACAGTACCTACCAGCAACCCTTACCTCCGGAACTGGCAAAATTGACGGCAACCGGTCACTACAACAATCGAAGTTTAGTGGAAGGCCGCTGGCATATTTATCCTGAGATGGCAGCAGCGGGATTGTGGACTACGCCGTCCGACCTGGCCCGATTCGCGATCAGTATTCAGAATGCCTATGCTGGAAAATCAGGGGGTGTATTATCCCGTTACATGACCCGCCAAATGTTGACAGATCAGAAAAACAGGGATGGACTTGGTGTTTTTTTGCAGGGTGACAGTACTACACTACGCTTCAGTCACAGTGGGCGCGACGAGGGTTTTGATGCTTTACTTACCGCTAGCGTGGACAAAGGACAAGGAATTGTGATCATGATCAATGCGAATGACAACTCGCATATGATGG
The nucleotide sequence above comes from Dyadobacter subterraneus. Encoded proteins:
- a CDS encoding NADP-dependent oxidoreductase, with protein sequence MMKAIRIEEFGGPEVMKIVEVERPVPAADEILVKVYAASVNPADYIVRQGGNEGLKPLLKLPLGLGLDAAGIIEEVGSKVIEFKKGDRVYGVPNYLDGSYTQYLAAKSNQFGLMPGTLNFNEAGSLPACARMAYNGMVQKAKVQPGQRVLIHGAAGGIGNLALQFAKAYGAYVIGTASAHNAEFLKELGADEVIDYNTQNFEEILRDIDVVFNATHTTTVDEALRLRSVKVLKEGGIFVCTHGGWPSEEFKELLARKNATVSMAGVDINHQQIFNEVAKLVDAGKVKAVISKVYPWEQAADAHRDIETKHARGKIVLEIRQEK
- a CDS encoding helix-turn-helix domain-containing protein is translated as MVHYKSISEWFQAWHLAKPEHPLISVIKVDVSTMMRSGDTVTSFCDFFCIALKRVTGAEDLKLKYGQQIYDFNEGILSFLSPGQVTSLAIERDIEVKQSGWYLVIHPDFLWNTPLAGNIKRYEFWDYAANEALFLSEKEEDIIIRIIQNIHGETHANIDKFSKQIIISQLESLLNYAERFYNRQFITREKANHQILDRLEKALNDYLNSGQPAIKGLPTVNDMASMLHITPKYLSSLLRIHTGQNTQHYIHENLIKKAKERISTSELSISEIAYELGFEHLQSFSRLFKAKTQLSPLAFRHSFKH
- a CDS encoding EthD family reductase, yielding MTFKLIVTFVLLTTGFAALSQGKPTTAVVEKGIIKVAIMYPYAEGKTFNMEYYETRHMPMVAGFLGPNLVKYTIEKGLANGVPNQPLPFMAIGTFYVQSLSDYQAAIGPKRDSIRADFSNYTNISPVIFVSEVVK
- a CDS encoding nuclear transport factor 2 family protein, translating into MKGKSGFTEIKEFFEIYQTSAWNKDTMAMINLYDEQVIVFDMWDRGYELNALAWFKIIEDWLGSLNEENVKVEFEMVQIHQSDKIGFASALIQFQAISDNGAILRSMKNRITLGFSKFEYGWKVIHQHTSAPVSSDRLTAILDI
- a CDS encoding M56 family metallopeptidase, with translation MNEFLYKASIITAVAFLFYKIFLQRESFFTANRIYLIGCLVLTFTLPFLSLPALINHQGYLATVLPQNSSTEENSARVNARQLAAERSVQHTSANPSVAASKLIYQDPALPQEASQQPIATTEYSFGFWLFTLYLFGVAVFSGSLLVQLGNILYRIRQSADKIQDGTIVIVNATQPQAPCSFFNFVFIYPDVYDFETYEHIISHEKIHARLYHSLDLLLAEIAAILLWFNPFIWLLKKEIEKNNEYQTDAFMVEKVQVNKQQYQLNLLQIAVPNRPLSITTNYNQSVLKQRIMMMNAKRSTPHAYWKYSFLVPVFFGTLLLLNKPASSREMSGNNIQNNPLPVESADPLQKANPQSEKQPNARDESSIGNYTDSKTDMSSGYWYSHQDKENYCLEFKGSQGNSQWNMSRCFRKDSFKKTGDNSFVLTKDAGTMQLNGNLLAEVSQGKYTFTENKDFANYLAANSTPSQEKNLVLFLFFADVNRQYLEFLKSHYQTLDGQRLLEIAIHDIGLTEFQGYIALFEQYNHKKPSMSEIIEAKIHGVDQQYVQQMEKMGFSGLSMKKIIEAKIHGIEPGYVQHLKDAGLANLSLDKVIEAKIHDVNPNSVKELKALGFADLNLTKMIELNIHGVTPTYIQELQSAGLKNITLQQALEAKIHGLDAGSIKELRALGFTNVSFDEIRNARIHGVDASFVKGLKEAGLPGLTIEKAIEAKIHAIDGTFIQAAKKKGYDFTSIDKYISLKIHNQAIESLKE
- a CDS encoding BlaI/MecI/CopY family transcriptional regulator, whose amino-acid sequence is MLKLGKREEQIMQVVWQLQHAFIKDIIEQLPAPQPHYNSVATMVKILTDKGFLSAEKIGNTYRYSPVVTLAEYREQDVATIKQKYFGNSLTKMITHFAKEENLSDQELDELIQVIKSQKSS
- a CDS encoding ligand-binding sensor domain-containing protein; its protein translation is MKYAPVYVLLVIAVFYNSCQGQNKTDLPKATTNSETDITSREFSSVTRTITQDRKGNMWIATFGGVFRYDGKSFTNITSQVSSAPFFSVLEDRKGNFWFSSVGSGVYYYDPRQADGKAFQNFTTRDGLASNQVTYIYEDKTGAVWFSTVSGASRYDGKSFRNYLMNEDFEGFRPNDHNEVNSIIEDKTGKFWFGTKGRACKYDGKTFTVITHDGKPFTNVRSIIEDKKGAVWLGGSDGLWRYDGGTFTNLTQDFVGYIIEDKKGNIWTSSRNVKDGSWILSCYDENSLSSEKPAVKEIRPNLGMIFGISEANDGSIWFGSGGVYRYDGNTITDFKKKEDQK
- a CDS encoding serine hydrolase; translation: MKNQPLFLILFFLLVAFHVQADDLDDFIRSQMQKRGIPGLSLAIIQDGKILKARSYGFIDKNGKVPVTTNTLFQAGSVSKSVAAIGALYLVEQNKLVLDENVNVKLTSWKVPDNEFTTDKKVTLRGILSHTTGLTVHGFPGYAVGAKIPSVAQILDGTAPANTPPVRVDFVPGSRWRYSGGGYTVMQQLIVDVTGTVFPEFMKNNVLSPLGMKNSTYQQPLPPELAKLTATGHYNNRSLVEGRWHIYPEMAAAGLWTTPSDLARFAISIQNAYAGKSGGVLSRYMTRQMLTDQKNRDGLGVFLQGDSTTLRFSHSGRDEGFDALLTASVDKGQGIVIMINANDNSHMMGRIVDFIADYYHWNGFPVKTAKPIAVDVDSKTLTAFEGRYELFNNRIITFEADNQRLYTLEDGFVDEEFVPVANNKFTSTDRNISVTFNPDANGKVTGFTLQDNDQHYERTVPRIGPLAHAHKANADHDPSRTPKIIAALQAMVKGGKILEEASGITLGAKRDFAGGMREPETLKSLTFIHSENVAGRGIKRHDSDVSEIITYQLKSNQPDIYILVHLTSDGLVTDCDLVEK